A segment of the Suncus etruscus isolate mSunEtr1 chromosome 7, mSunEtr1.pri.cur, whole genome shotgun sequence genome:
ggtttaatccccacatttcctgagccttccaagagtgattcctgagaacaaagccaggagtaaaccctcagcactgctgggtgtggcccaaaaaccaaaaccctctAATTTTCCTACTGAGTTCTTAGGCTGACACAATGTCCACCCCAACATCTGGTCCCTCTTCTTGCTGCACACAGGGAGCAAGAAATTTGGGGGGGCcaatgaggtggcactagaggtaaggtgtctgccttgcaagcgctagccaaggaaggaccgtggttcgatcccccggcgtcccatatggtccccccaagccaggggcaatttctgaggcttagccaggaataacccctgagcatcaaatgggtgtggcccaaaaaacaaaaaaaaaaaaaaaagaaagaaaaaaaagaaatttggggtgTGGGTATTGGAGTGGCAGGAAGGCAGAAGACTGAGAAAGGACAGAGAGACTCAGTACAGTGCGTGCTAGGTCTCCAGAGGAGACAGATGGCAGATTCAGCCTCACACCATCTCTGCCCAGGCccttccacacacacactcaggtgTCCACAGAGGACACCTATCCCTCCTGTATCCTGGAGAAGGTGGAAAGATTGGAGGCAATTAGGGGTTGATGCAGAGTGAAAGAGAGGACACCTTTTGTGACTGGCTCTGAGAATACAGTGACCACCCCACAGCAGCTGCTGCTACTCACCAGCTGCACTGACCACCTGGAGCCCCCACACCTCCCCAGGGCTGAGGTTTGCACCTGAGGGCTCCTCATGCTGGAGTCTGGGGtacaggaggggaggaggggcgGAGACGGGCCTCAGACATCCAGCACGTGGTTCAGATAGGAGATGTAGCAGATGGCCAGCCTTAGGATCTCGATCTTGGACAGCTTCTTGTCTGGGGGCAGCGTGGGCAGCAGCTTGCGCAGTTCTGCGAAGGCCAAGTTGAAGGCCTCCACGCGGATCCGCTCCCGCGTGGCATGGGCTGTGCGGTACTTGACTGTGGCTCTGCGCCGGCGTCTCCGCTCCTCACGGCTCAGCTGCACCAGGTCGCGACGGCCTGTGGGTTCCCCTGGCTCTAAACCCCGCGCCATGTCCCCCAACCCGCCACTGGATTCCGTTTCTGAGTGGAGAGGCAGCTCTGGCAGGTCTGAGCTAAGCATCATGGTGGCTGGGGGCACCCTCCCCACCCCTTCCTCGGACTGGGAGACACACACTTGtgagagggggaaggaggggacTTGCAGGGTGGGGGGTGGCCAGCAGCACTCTGTCACTCAGTTGTCCATGGCCAGCTCCGGAGGGgccctgaaagaaagaaagaagacactgAGGGGCAGAGCTGGGGGTTATTGGAGATAACTAGAAGAAGGACAGGAGTCGGGAGAGCACAACGGTTGGGGGGGGTGCCTTAAACGTGGCTTGATCtttgacccaggcttgatctttggcatcccataaggttcccccaagcaccaccgggagtgattaccaaacccccaaaaaacccaggaggaacccctgacatcactgggtgtgacccaaaaattttcaaaaaaaaatcacaaaagcagAGTGGGGCATGTGGTGTGATGGGGTgcagagatgaaggagagaaggaagaaaggagagaggatgaCAGCTAACCTGGCAAGACAGCACTCACCAAGGGACTTATGGACCCCCCCCACTCCCCAGTCTTGGTCAACTTGGGCAGATCTTGCTATATAATGTTTCATTCtagtttgggaggccacacctagctgtgctcagggcttatttctagctctacactcagggatcattcttccATGTGGGATTTagaggactacatgggatgccaccgattgagcctgggttggctgagtgcaaggcaagtgccttaactgcctGCTGTTATCTCTTGCTGTGTTTCTCAGCTCTGATGGCAAAAATTGAGGCAAATAAGGCAAAAGTAGATGGGAGGGACAACAGAAAGGGGAGCCAGAAGGTGGCCTGTGCCTGCAGAGGGACATGGGACAGACATGATGATTTGCTGAGGCTGGCAGATGCAGCCAGGCTCAGAGGAATCCCCTGATCATAGGAGTAGCTGGAGGTCAAATCTCTCAACAGCTACAATGCGAAGGTCAGCCACCAGAACAGGACATGGCCATGCCTTGGTCCATGCCAGCAGATGGGCTGACAGGATGACATGAAGGAGCCAGGGGTGAGGGACAGTTCCCACAGGTGCTGGGCTTGTGAAATAAATGTGGCCTCCATGGGATGTTTCTCCCCTAAAGGGCAGAAAGTGGTACCAGAAAGGAAATGGATCCAGCTCTTGTGCTTCTAGACATGGATCCCAGAGGGCGCCATGGGACCATGATGCTTACAGCGGACAGAatgatgacaccccccccccccactgataGCTGGACCCTTGGTGGTCTTGGAAGGGGAGTCTAGCTGGGAGATTTGAACCTAGAGAGTCGGGAGTAGGGGAACCTTGGCACCCTCTCACAGATACCAAACATCCCCTTCATTGAGACCCGCCTCACCCTCTGCAGTCTTGGGGGTTCCTGAAATCAGTTatacttgcaggggtctcaaactctcggcaaACGGCAcaccgtacaacattttgtggccctgccctagaggaatctttttttttttgttttgttttgtcttagttgtttgggtcacaccccccaatgttcgaggcttactactgactttgcactcaaggatcaccccaactttgcctcctgcggctcccaggtaaattgagttttagACCCCTGACAGGGTCACAGAGAAGGCGGTGGAGTAGAAAAAACAATTGACTGGGATACCCAGTCTGGCCAGAAAACCCCAGCCCTgaacctctccccccccccccaatcctggCCCCATCTGTCTCAGACTCCTGGCTGACCTGGCTGATATGTATCCACTTCCAAGTCAGACGGGGATCTGGCAGGGGCTGAGCTGGACAGGCAGGAACACTCCACAGTCTGTGCCCTATCACACAGCACAGAGCACACATAGTATCCACAGGACACACACTAATATGGCACATACATAGCATCTAGGGAACACCAGAACACACATCACACAGTCTCCCACAGACACTCTGATCCATCAAGGAGGTAATGAGAGGACAAGAGGGGATACGAGAGGCACATGGCAGAGCCCATCCCCTGCCCTGTCTGCCACCTTTGCCCTCAGGATGTTCACTGGGACCCTCCCTGTTTCTCTCACCCCCACCTGCCCAGTCCTGGGACTTTACCCAGCTCTTTTTGGGTCCCACAGCATCTCACAGAATCCCACAGCCTCCCACAGCCCCCCACAGCATCTTATAGCATTTTCTGTTTCCCCATGGAGCCCTTCCCGCCCCCATGGTCATGCCATCAAAGTTCCAGGCTCGGAGAAGATGAGCTTCTATCCGGGACAGGACTCCCAGCACTCCCAGCATTCCCGGGGGACAGGGGCAGAGGAAGGGTGCAGAAAGGGTGCAGGATGGAGGGTGGTGTAGGAGGAGTGGGGAGAGAGGCTGACTCACTCCAGGCCAAACACCCGCTTTACCTAGGTGGGCCCTGGGGAGGTCCAAGTCGCCAGACAGACAGGGGCAGCAGGTTCGTCCTTCTCAGGCTGCACCGTTCACAGCTCATTGGTCCCCCGCAAAGTTAGCAAGTGGCTCCGGTGAGGAGCAGGGTGGGGCGCGGCGTGGCAGGACAGAGAGGCTGGGGGCTCATGGCTGGGCTCAGTGGCCATGTGGGGCCAGGCACGCTCGGAGCCACAATCCAGACACATCGCACCTGAGCCCGGGTATATGAACCAGGACACACACCCCTAGCGCCCCATTGGTTGCCTCACCCCCTCATCAATATTAAACAGCCCGGCCAGGCAGCCATTGGCAGAGGGATCTGGGGAGCTCTTCCCCCCCCCTCCCGGGAGCAGGGGCGGGCCCAccct
Coding sequences within it:
- the NHLH1 gene encoding helix-loop-helix protein 1, which gives rise to MMLSSDLPELPLHSETESSGGLGDMARGLEPGEPTGRRDLVQLSREERRRRRRATVKYRTAHATRERIRVEAFNLAFAELRKLLPTLPPDKKLSKIEILRLAICYISYLNHVLDV